The window CATTCACTGTTATGTGTGGGTGCAAGGCCCTGAGTCCAAGCACAGCTTGTCACAGGACTCCTTCCAACTGTGCCTGTCTCAAATGAGAAGGTAACCGTGCAAGGGGAATGAAATGTTGTTATCATACCAAATGTGTGTTTCTAACAGGAAAAAGGTGGTTCCGTTGCTCCAGGCCACTGTTCTAGCACATGGCTTACTGCCTAAAGCTACCAGCTGCAGTGTTGCTGCAAGCATTGGAACGTTTGAAATAGGGCTGATAGTTCTCCTCACCCCacccaaaaccaaagctcagGCCAGTTGGGTATGAAAGAGAAGTGggtaagaaaacaagaagaaaacaagggaTCAGTTATATCTGCCAGCACTGTGGAAATCTTCACTGggaaagcaggagagaaatGACTCAAGACCCTGCGTTGGAAGAAGAGCACTTCCCTGACCCAGCAGACAGGCAGCAGGTAGGTGTGTTGTGAATTGCCACCACAGTGTACCCAACACCTTGAACACTTGCTGCAGTTGGTACCATATGTGTATACACAGACTGTGATGAATCCATGTCATTCCCTTCAGCTGCCAAATTCAGGTTAAACCTGAAGTTCTGTTGGCTTCTGATTCTGATACTGTGATACTGATGCTTGGTTAAGGCTTGACGTTTCAAGCTACGATGAGCCTTGTTGAACATCTGTGAACTCAAAATATGGTTAAAACCATAGCACAGCCAATGCAAATCCATATCTAATCCAGTTCCCTTTCTGTACATGGAAAACAGTGGGTTTGTGGGCTTTTGCTGGCTGGTTACTTTAATGGGGAGAACTGCTGGCTACCATTTCCTTGCTGTGACTGCATCACAcgagaggaaaaacaaatggtGTGCCAGCTAGTGGTAGATAAAACCAACCCCAAAGTTGCTGTGCAAGTTAGTCCGGTGCTGGATTTTTTCCCTGTCATTGTTTCCAGGATTTTCTCATCATCTATGCAAGGAATGTAAGGTGGAAATACCATGTATCTGTGATGATAGAGATAAATGTGTCCTGCCTGGGAGGAACTGACCCCagattttgggaagggaaaacaggTGAATGTTCAGCTGTGGCAGAAGTTCCTCATTCCCCTTTCGTCCATACAGTTTCCAAACTGAGCTAATAAATTAAGGGGAGGGGGGTTTAATATCAGGTCTTAATTAAGTGGGTTCTCAATAAGTTGCCTATAACAACCCAAAGCATCTTACTCTGACAtcccttccttttatttatGGCTTAAACAGAGGTAAAACCCtaaatacatatgtaaaatCATAGACTGAGCTGACTGATAACTCAGTTGGGACACACCAAGGGAGTGTGATTTAACACACCAAGGGAAGGCAGTTGAATATCCCAGTGTTTCTGGCTTTATTTTAGGTTTAATGAATGGACTGGCAGTGGTGGTAACAAAAATAAACGCAGAACACCTTTTTAAGTACAACTGGTAGTTAGAGGGATTTGATCTTGCACTCAAGCCTGTGCTCAATGTGTTTTTCTAAGTAGTGATGCTTATAATCTCTTAATACAACAAAACCCACTGTTGGTGTTCTCAGTCACATTTCTGTTGCTCTCCTTCAATGATTTTCTAGGTTGGGAATATTCCAGCTACCTCTGGAGGAAACTGCCACTTTCTATTCCCAATGTTTCCCTTTGATTTGTTCTAAGATTTGTCATCATTTTCCTTAGCCCTGTCTATTAACTCACACACTTATTTAACCACATCTAGAGATGTGTGATGGGCATGGCAACATCTTGCACTAGGAAGAAAGTGGTTGAGGATAATGAGTGATTCCCATCAATCCTACTGTCCTACTTGGTTGCCCTGCCTACCTCAGGAGGTGTCTCACTGGCCACTGTGGTTCTGGGACCTTTGGAACTCTGGGTTTTGTGTGCAGAGGGAAGTGCAGTGGGTGCAAGGTGCAGGTTTAGCACCTAGGGTAGAAATCAAGTGTAGGAACAGCTATGCTTAACTGAGGGTAGGAGGGATCTCTGAGCCATCAGGCAGGCCCTGTGGAGCTTCTTGTGtgagcacaagtgtgatggggaacagctgaggaacCTGGGGGCTcggtctggagaagagaaggctcaggggggatctTATTGCTGCCTGACAGGAGagtggagccaggaggggctaCTCCCAAGGAACAaaggatgggacaagaggaaacggcctcaagctgcaccagggcaggtttagatggagctgaggaacaattcctgccccacagggtgctcagccattggaacaggctgatcttaaaggtgttttccaccCTGGTTGATTCTACACGAACCAGCAGCGCCGGTTCCGCCCACCGTGACCCACAGCCCTGTGCCGTCCGCCTGGCTGCGGCCAACTTCGCCCGGCCCGTGCGAGCCCCACGCGAGGAGCGctggctccagccccacagcgcCGCTTCTCCCGCACCGCCAGCGGCGCCGGGGCCGGGCCAAGGCCGCAGCTCCGCCCCGGGGCTGGCCCAGCCGGGCTCTGCCGACCGTCCCGCATCCCGTGCGCGGCAGACAGAGCGGTGCTGGCCGGCAGCAGGTGAGGATGGGGTGGGTGCCTCCGGACCGGGCCGTGGCCCGGAGGAGCGGAGGAAGTCCGGTGCTCCTCGGTTTGTCGGGGCACGGGGAGACTGGGGGCCAGGCTCTATCTTGACGGGTGCCTACCAAGGGGCAGCGGTGGctgggggtctggggggggacGGGAGAGCAGAAGGACAAGTCCTCAGTGCGGAtaagcgggggggggggagggtagGAAGTAGAGTTTTTCCTTGGAACTGGGAGGGGTGGGGACATGTTTTGGGTGGAAATCTGCGTTTATACCTATTAACcggtgtggtggtggtggtttttatACCGGGGACTGCCCTCGGGTCTGAGTCACGGCGGTAGCACCGCAGTGCGCTAAGCGGGGCGGGCTTGCGGCGGGGCTCCGGCCGTGGACCGGGACCGAGACCGCTGCGGGGGACCCCGGGGCTGGTGTAGTGGGGGGGGAGGTGGCTCTAAAACAGCCGTGAGGAAGCCAAGCTGCGTTTGTGGCTGCGGGATACAGCGGCAAGAGAAGCGGTGGCATCCTCAGGAGCTACCCCGGGTCCCCCGAGACCGCGGCTCCTGGTCCGGACCGTCCTTCCCTTGCCTGCTTGGAGGTGCTGatgaaagcagcagcctgggctggagCGGCTGCTGCCTCCCAGGTGGGACTGCAGAGAAATCCTGCTTCACAAGCAAGGCAATAAGCCCTCCTCGCTGGTGCAGTTGTTATTTCTTGCTACGGAGATTGGTCAGATGCTCGAGTCAAAACAGCAATTTAGAACATTCAGTTTAGGAattgttttttgtgttgtttcttttaagCCATGTTGTGAATTACTGTTTCTGTCTCTATATATGCACTTTTTAAGAGCCCAAATTTCATTGTCTTATctctgaattaaaagaaaaaattactcaTTTCCACAGAAAATGGATAGGTTGAATTACTCCTGTCAAAGCTCTTGTGTTGGCTGTGATGTTTTTTGTTAATCTGCCTTCTGTTTTTTCTGGTCATGATTTGGTTTGGCTAAGAGACAAGCCCAGTTTAATCTGCTAACACCACTGGGTGCCTGAGGGCTCCTGAAAGATGGAGAGGTTCCCAGCATGATGCTGGTTGCAGTCCAGGATGGCTCTTGCTTTAACCACCAGACTAACGGCCCTCCTGCAGATTCACGTCACTGTGGGATGAGCCTCTGGTCTGGAAAAGGCTTCTCATAGAGTTGTTTACCCCAGAAAAATCATCTCATCCTGCAcattatggttttgtttttcttggttttcctgcTCAACAGTAGGTCATACAGACAGGAAAATGtcagtggttttatttgttgGGTGGGTtgctgttttggggttgttttttcgGCCAGTAACAGAATTAACTACTTAAGGTTGAGGACTGCAGTATCATTTTACTATGAAACCAGGTTTTTAAGTCCACAGTCAGCCTTCTGGGAGGAAAAAGCTCCATCCCAGTGTGGTTATGGTCTGCCATGCCAGATTCTAACTGCATGTAGAAATAGCTTCAAGTGGCACTAACAGGGTCAAAGCAGTGATGTGGCTGTATTACTGGAGTTTTATAAGTGAAATGTATTACCTGAATGCCTTTAATCCTTTTGAACTTCCAAACACACTAGGGCTTTGAAGACAAACATCAAATCGTGTCCTTTTAGCACAACTATAGTCCTTCTTGCCCTCTCAACCTCCTGTATCTGTTCTATACATGGTCTGAATAGCCTGTTCTTTGCAACAGCAGAGATATTTTAGTAGTATGATGACAGTAACTGTGGAGGACTCAAGCTATGGCTGCAGTTACTTGGTGGGTTATTGCATGTGTTGGTCCCTCAGTGAGAGGTAGGAGTCTGGGGAGAGGAGAGACAAACCCCCCTTAGTACAGACAAATCCCTTGCAACCCCATGAGAGAGAAGACAGGAggccagcctggctccagggtTATGGGAATtgctgtgaaaggaaaaagcatttgaGACCTAAATGGCCTTTTATGTTATTAACTGCATTTGTAGTTCTTAGAAATAAGAAGACCTGTTGAATGGTGCAATCAAAGGGAGAAGGAGACCCATCTGCAGCCTGTCAGAGCTCAAATCTCAGCTCTTGAGATAAAAATGCTGTTCTCAGAATAAAAACCCTCCTTGGAAAGTGCAGTTACTTTACTGTCTTCCCTTTCACTGGTTTTCCTGGCCAGTTCCCCACTGAATCAAGTCTTTAACCCTCAGTTCCTCACTATGTATTTTGCTAGTTTCACGTGGCTTCCGTTATTGCGTGTTTGTTTATTCCATGCTTTTATGCCTGTTCCATGCCTTCATATGCCTGTTATTTATGCCTTCATATGCCTGTTATTTATGCCTTCATATTAGGGAAGAATCATGAACAAGATGAACTGCATCCTGGTGACCGCCTGCATTGTCCTGATTGCTTTTTGTAGTTCTGGTGAGTACAAGTGGAGCTGCTTTCCTGATGTAAATGTTGTTACAGGGGCTGAGTAAAtcatggaaaaaataaacagggCAGCCTGGATCATTTAATACTACTTTGGGGAATCACAGTAACTGTCGAAGTAGGGCTTAGTTTCTGTTCCTTGGTGTCTTTGGTCAGAAGAGAGAATAAGGTGCTGAATACGATGCTGCTTAATATGGCAGCAGACCATTGTTTTGCAGCTGGAAGGGTCAATTCCTGTTGTGTGAGTTGGAAATGTGGTGTATGGCAGGAGAGAAATGAGGTGGAATAAAAAAGGGATAGAATAAAGTTGCTGGAAGTGTTTCTTGTCTGTCCTTTTGGAAGAGGCAGAATTTAAGAGCAGATAAAAGAAGCAAATACATTGTTCTGCAGGCACATGAAGGTAAGGGAGTTTAAAGATGATGTAAATGCAGGCTTCAAAATCTTCCTTTCAGAACTGCCAGTCTCATTTGTACACTGACGAAAGCTGGTGAATTTTAGCTTAAGCCTTGGGTTTAACAACCAGGCATACGTTTTGTGACAGATGCAGGGAgtgattattcttttttccctttttagtgCTGCTACAGTCTCAGTCCTTCATTATTCAGTAAAGATAAACCCTTGTCTCCTTAGGTTACGCTTTAAGGTGTTACCACTGCGAGAACAGCCCTTCCTTGTGCAAGACCAATAGTACTTGCTTAGCAACTGAAGATACTTGCTTGCAGATGAAATTCGGTATGTATCCTGCAGCCCTAAAATAAACATGGTTATATCAGTTTTCATTGCCTCTATGCTTCTAATCTGGCCTTAGCATGCATTTCTTAGCCTTGCTCAAAAgaaggttgtgaatgtttttgAAGGTCATGCTTATATCCAAGCAACTGATAAAGAAGATGATGATTTAGCTGATTTATACTTGGACAGGCATATACAAGGATATCTTTATatacagaattaaaacaaaactacaaAACAAACCCTGGGGAAGATGGTCAAGGATATTCAGGGTATAGAGTTAATGTTCTTGTTAAATAACATTTCAGTAGCTCTTTTACTGCCAGTGACAGGAGTTTCATTGGAAAAATGGAAGTACCAAGTCAAGTGCAATAATCTCTTGCTTCCCcaactgctttcttctgctctaaAAAGATGGTGGGCTGGCTTTGGACAGTGGGAGCTAGTATGGGATGGGACTGCTCCATTCCCCTGGATTGTCCCTGGGAATCCCCATGACTTGGCATTGAGGAAGGAAGTTTCTAATGTGGCTGGACCAggatgctgctctgtgctgcttgcaCCCTAagagattttctctttttgctgtttcccaTTAGCTCAATCTGTTTTCTAGCACTCAGCCTGTCTGTTCTTGGGGTCATGAGTTGTGTACTTGAGGTGTCAAGCTGGGGGAGATGGAAGATGAGCTGCTTGATTTGTGTTGTCCAGGGAAATGAGTGAGAAAGGGGGAGGACTCTTCTGCTCCTCAAGCTCTCTCTTCACGTATTGCTTCTGGAAATGGCACTGCTCAGATCTAATGGGATTTGTTTCCAGAACAAAAAATTAACTTGAGTTATTGAGCTTTGTGGAGGAGGAATGGCCATGCTGTAGGACAATGCAAGAACAGTGCAAGCTGAGCTAGATGGTGGTGCACTGTCCATCTCTGTCAGGAGCCTCAGAGCAGGCATCACTCTAACTCCCCCCTGTATCACCCACCTGGTCATTTGGGCTGAATTGGAAGCACCGGTTAGCTTGAGGTAGAAATCTTTCTTAACCTATGGCTAAAAACTATATGAGAGGCAGAACCATGGGGTTGTAGGAAGTGATTCTCTGTCCCAAACCCAGTACTGCTTTCAATattcttttaatctgtttaatttcttttgtaggTAAATTGAGAACCTCCTCCTGCTGGAAGGCATCCCAGTGCAGTATGAATGATATTGCTGAATTCTTCCAGTTGGataattttgatttcttttgctgcCAACACGACTTGTGCAATGAGGGTGCAATTCCTGGGCTTAACAAAGCAGCCTTCAGTATTGCCTCTGTACTGACCATGCTCTGGATGCTCCTGTAACAATACTCATTTCTATGCTGTACTTTCAAGCTGAAATTACACTAAATCATTAACTCTTTTCTGAATTGTACTTCTCACATTTGCAGCTCCTAACAGTGGGCAGAAACattcccttttaattttaaatgctctTTCCTAAGGATCTATCTGTTAAAACATTGTCGTTATTCATGGGAAGGAGATTTAGCTTGCTACTAGTTACAAGGAATTTGGGTATTTTGTCCTGCCCTATTCATGGGGGAAATAACTTGCTATGAACTAGTGTTATCTTGTGGAGAACCCCAGTAAACTTCAGTGGGTGATGTGAGAGGGAGGAATACTCTTACGTTTTATGCTGAAAAGCTATCATTTCTTACCATCCCATAAATTGTAACTATTGTAGTGGATTTGCCTTCAGCATAAGAAGTGTTGGATCATTAAGTGTAAACTTGCTTCAGTCTTCATGATGAGGATGGGAATATTTAGTTTCAAGTGATGTAGGCTCTTTGTTCCTGTCACTGTAATGTTTTTACAAGCCAATGATA of the Melopsittacus undulatus isolate bMelUnd1 chromosome 4, bMelUnd1.mat.Z, whole genome shotgun sequence genome contains:
- the LOC101875127 gene encoding CD59 glycoprotein isoform X1, producing the protein MTQDPALEEEHFPDPADRQQGRIMNKMNCILVTACIVLIAFCSSGYALRCYHCENSPSLCKTNSTCLATEDTCLQMKFGKLRTSSCWKASQCSMNDIAEFFQLDNFDFFCCQHDLCNEGAIPGLNKAAFSIASVLTMLWMLL
- the LOC101875127 gene encoding CD59 glycoprotein isoform X2, with the protein product MNKMNCILVTACIVLIAFCSSGYALRCYHCENSPSLCKTNSTCLATEDTCLQMKFGKLRTSSCWKASQCSMNDIAEFFQLDNFDFFCCQHDLCNEGAIPGLNKAAFSIASVLTMLWMLL